One Callithrix jacchus isolate 240 chromosome 4, calJac240_pri, whole genome shotgun sequence genomic window, TGGCTAAATGGATTACAATATATACATTCTTTTATTAAACTTTCATTCtttcaatttataaaatggaTGACCtaattatatagaatttttttttcaagttttattgtTCCAGATATAATATAATCAAAACATATATCTTCCATTTCTAAATATGGTCATGGTCATGAGTAGCTTATTCAAAAGTGAGGTGTAACTACTTTCAATGTTATCCactaaataagcaaatgaaatcaTCATAGACTTACAtggaaaattgaaataatattaataaacacTTAACACTTGGACTAGAATCTATTAGAGTTGATACTCAGATAAAAATAATCCACCCAAATGGCAGAACTCAAGTTTATTAAAACAGGTAACACGACATTGGGAAATGGGCCTCCAAGAAGTCtcagctttgtgaccttgaggcAATTATTCTACTCTGCAAACAATCTAGAACTTTACAAAGATTGTTTACAATTATGAGTGTGTCCAACAGGATATAAACATGTCTCAGAAACCAGAGGTACTTCAATTTGCACAACAGCCACACTTACATACACAAAAATGTTGAGTAATTAGTTTTATGAGGTAATTTATTAAATGCAATCATATGAGGAACTACCTAGTAATAACATTACCcatgctttaaaaaaagttttttttcatgaaagattttcACAGACTGGGTTTTAACCAAGGTACACCTGTCTGTATCTAACATCTAGCTACTTAAAATACAGAAGCAACCTAAGGCCAATCTCATGTATTTCATCACACTgaattagaatttatattttacacaGCATTTGAATTGTTTAATGTcaacaaattttataaatacaatgGCATTCCTTAGTATGTACTAACTCCTTTTATCAAATAAGCAGTCTTagcaactcaattaaaaaatttatccaAAATCATACAGAATAGCAAAGggtttattcattaaaatattctcaTCTTAGAAACATGTTATATCAAACAGTAAACATTAACCAATGCCTATTTTGGTGACCTTAAAGTACCTCTTTATACACGTTATCATTACTTGTATAACATTGCTTTTTAATGGCATATTAAAGACACTTTTTAGAAGAAGTCTCCCAATGTTAGACCGGGAGAAATACTGGATTGAAATTAAATACTTAGTACACTTGGAATACATTAAAGTTTGCCCATATTGGAAACTTCAGTTCTCTTATAGCATTCATGAAACTCCACCATTTCcggaattaaaaaacaaaaaagttatgtCACGGCATTAAAGTACTAGGTAAAAACAAACcagcaaataaaaaaagttagcaaaACACAATGTTATCCCCAATTACACATCTGTGATGAGAAACAGTGACTAAGCATAAAAAAGAGTGATTCAGCGGAAATCGCATATTGAAATCTAACCCTCTGAAAAATCCTAAAGGTTTATTTATGCTACTCTTTTCCTTTTGCTTGTCAacaatttgactactttagaaaACCTTAGTATGAGCAAATGCAAGACCTGTTAATATAATTTACATAGGTCTCTAAAGAACAAACAGTATTGAAATTTagcaaatagaaattaaaatttacagtTTGGGATTTTGTATTAAAAGAGTTTTAAATTAACCTACACCGGTATCACAATGCCCATAAATAACTCCATCTTGGATCAGAGTCAACGAAGTAATCATGGAATAAAAGGTCAATTCGTTCCCAAGCAACTTTTATCTGGGACCTACGACAaggctcaaaaagaaaaacaagagaaaggtAGAGGAAAGTGGAGTACGTCAGAACCATGGTAAACACACACTGTTCTGCCTGTTTGTCTCTATACTCCCAAATACACCCCTTAAAAACATACTGGCAGATTACTCTGAATTCAGCATGCGCTCTATAAACCCCTTCCAAGCAAAGTACTTCCAAGGCGCAGGACACAACGCAACCTCAGGTCTGCAAAATAAGGAAGTTTCCCTTTAACAGGGACCGAGGCTAAGGCTCAGATCCTCTCACTTCCATGAATGGAAAAGTTACCAACTTTGCTCATCCCGTGCAGACCGTGGACGATGCTTCCCCAGTCTCTTTAACCCGTTTGTCCCCAAAGAACCCAAGTTTTTTAAAGCCAGACGGAAGGAGAAGCTTAAGGTTCCCTAAGTTTAACTCCTTCGGCCCTTtacacagacacgcaaactggGGGGACACGGGAGGTCGGTGCCCTCGGGGCTTGGGTCGCCATTTGCTGACCTCACGGCTGGCCCGGCAGGCGGCCGCGCGTGGACAGAAGCGCCACGGACGCCCAGTCAACGCGCCCGGTCTGCCGACCCGGGACGCAAACTGACGGGGGTCTGCCGCCTTTCCCTTCGCTCCAGGCCGGGCCCGCCGACCCCACGGCCGCCAGAGCCGGCGCCTCGGTCCCGGCCGCGGGCCTCACACTGCCCGGCCACCGCCTCCGTTCCCGCCGCAGCGCGGACGCCGCCGGCCTCCCCTGCGGGCCTCCCGACACTCACCGGCCGCCGCGGCCGAACCGCGGTCCAGGCCCTAGCTGCCCTGGCCGCAGTGCCCAGCTGGCTCCGCTCTGTCTGGACGACGCTCCGTGGCCCACACAGCCGTCCGGACTGCCTCCTCCGCCCCTATCCCCGAGCCGGGCCGCcgccttttctcctctcctcccggCCTACTCTAGAGGCAGCCACCCTCCACGCGCGCCCCGCCCCGCTGCGCCCCGCCCACCCGGCCCGGTTTCGGCCGACAGCTGGGCGGAGACGCGCACGCAGGCCTGGCGGGGACGCGCACGCTGCCCTCTGACCCCGCAGCGACGTGGCGGAGAGTAGGGTCTGAAGGGAGCCCCCGCAGTGGCGAGTCCTGCCGTTAGAGTCCCGCGGCGCCCAGGGAGGCTCCGCCCCGGCGGTGCTACCAACCCTGTTCGATTTTAGAATCCTGCATTCCTACAGGGAATCCTAGAcccctcattttacagttgaggttACGGGCCTAAGTAATATGACCTGTTCTCGACGCTTGTCGAAGGAGAAGCAGCCCCGATTTCTTGGCTCCTGGGCACTGCTTTCGGGTTAGCTCGTTTGTGGAGGAAATGGGTCAGCCCTCGCTGGACCCTCGGTGATTGCCGCCACAGGCCTTCCCGCTGGCTAACAGCGTGCCCCAGTCCCGTGACTTAAAGCCAAGACGGTGCTGTGGCCCGTTATCCCTGTCGAGTTTTAGCTCCCCCGGGAAGGAGCTCAACCCTGGATCCCGGCGGGCGGCGGAGCCTCTCTGGAGCTGGGACGGGGCAGCCCACCAGGGTCTGCTTCTATGAGGGGCTGAGGCGTCAGTACGCGAAGGTAATTAGCTGGGGAGGGGGCTTGAAGCCTCTTTTGCGGTGTGCCATACGTGTGACTAAGGATTAAAGAAATCCCACAGGGTTGTATCAGGAATGGATGTCCACGCTCCGGCTGCCAACACCAAGCCTTGGTCTCCGGCCGAGGGACAGTGATTCAGAGCTCTGGGTGGTGGGAGCCGCTCACCCGCCCCCATCCCTCTGTTGGGGACTCCTGCCCAGCCCTATCGCAAGAGAATTACAACAAAGGGAAGATGGCTGTAATCCTGGCAGTGGGGATGGGGGCAGAGCCAGGAAGACACTGTTGTCATCCTTTCTGTGGCTGCATCTTTACCCCCTGCTGTTGTGCTTTTGGAAAGAGAGCTCACGCATAACTTGCCATCCTACAGAAATGACTCTCGGACTTACGGGTTTAAAAGATTATccataaactaaaacaaaacaaaaactgaggaatTTAGATTAATTACAGAGTAAAGGTTGATTTCTTAAATGATtagctttttgaaaaattatgtgTTTCCCTTATTTTGCCTAATTTGGCTGCAGACAGGCCGTTGTCCTCAGTTCAGACCTTGAGAGCCACTGTCCAGAGAGCTACATGGTCAGGATGAGGAAGCAAGCAGGATGGCCCCGTGGGAGAGGATGTGGGTGCTGCTACGCTATGGCCCTACTCCATGTTCACTGCCCTGGGCTAACAGAcctttcttttgatttagttGTCCTCTTATAAAATAAAGGTTCTAAAATAGATTATCTCTAGAGCCCTTTCCAGCTTTACAATTCTGTGAATCTCTACTTATACTTACTGAGATCTGGGGCTTTCCCTTTTACTAAGTCACCTAGCTGACATTAGGTCACCCTCACCCGCCGGAAGCTGAGTCATTCAGGCTGGAAACTTCATTGTCTTCTTTGCCTCTTCATCTCAATAATTTTCCAAGTCCAGACAGttgtttaaaattctttctttcaccTTCATCCCTAGTTACTATTAAATGAAGTTTAGCCTAAAGCAgcctccttatatattttaagttcagcctaaaggtttctctgtataTCGTGAGCTATAACAAGTGGAGGTGTAAACAGACCGTAGCCTACACTTGTGTCTCTtactgagttttggccaatcaaatgtaGTCATTTGTTCAAACcttgttcaaataaggcaaacccCAACCTGTAACCAGTCCAGCTGGTTCCGTACCTCAGTACCTCAGTTTTCTGTGCATCACTTTCCTTCTTCTGTCCATAAATCATCTTCCACCATgtggctgcactggagtctcAGACCTACTCTGGCTAGGGaggctgcccaattcatgaattgttcattgctccaactcctttaaatttaatttggctgaagtttttcttttaacattactgtcttaaacaaatttgcatttCTGCTTGTTGCCTAACCAGTCCTTTCTCCTGCAGTGTCTCCTATCTCAAATACACCATCAGCACAGTTCTTCCTAAGACATCCATTCTatcttgttatttttctattcagaCATGTGGCTGGGATGGTGTCTTAGTatgtatattagtcagggttctctagagagacagaactaataggatatatatataaagaggagattattaagtattaactcacacgatcacagatcccacaataggccatctgcaaggtgAGAAGcagagagccagtctgagttccaaaactaAAGAACTTGGAGTATGATGTTCAAGGGCGGGAAGtatacagcatgggagaaagatgtaggatAGAAGACTAGgcccagtctagtcttttcaagtttttctgcctgctttatagcctacctgcactggcagctgattagatggtgcccacccagattaagggtggatttgcttttcccagcccactggctcaaacgttaatctcctttggcaacactctcacagacacacccatgaTCACtactttgcatcctttaatccagtcaagttgacactcagtattaactgtCACAGTCTGTttatgctgctgtaacaaaatattacagactgaataattatgaattataaatatgaatttataattatgaattataaagaccaaagatttattttctcccagttctggaggctggaaaattCAAGAGCAAAGCATGGCAGATTTGGTTGTATGGTAAACATCCTAGCTGTGCTTCTAAGATGGCATCTTGAACACCTCTTCCTCTGGAGAGGACAAAAGTTCTGTCCTCATAGAAGAAGGTGAAGGGGCCAAAAGGGTCAAATTCCTTTTgccaagcccttttataagggcacctaATCCCATTCATCAGGGCAGAGCTCTTAAAACTCAGTCACCTCCAAAAGGCCATACTTTACAACACTGTTGCGttagggattacatttcaacatgaaatttggggaaTGGGACAAAACCATTCAGACCATAGTAGATGGCTATCTAGAGCCCATGAGATATAGTCTCAACTCCTGTCTTCAGTTGCCCAAAGTAACTATTTTATTGTAGcctaatttgtttctttcttttctccactaAACACTATATGCAGTCCAATTCCAAGCCACCTGTGATTATACAGAATAATAATAAACCTGAGGTTCCTCCTTAACTATCTATACCACTCTAATATTGTGCCATCTGTGAGAGGATTCTGTAGCAAATAGCACTCTTACCTGTTTTACAAATCTATATGGAAGCAGATTTTGCATCACTTTTATATCTTCCCTAACTATCTAGTATATTAAATCCAAGTGCATTGTAGATGCTTAATGAATAtttgtcatttgaaaaataaaatgtttactttttctgTCATTTCACCCTATCCTCATTTTCTCTGTACCTTCTATTTAGCTTCTATTGGTGCCTTTCCAAGAGAATGCATCTAAAATGTAACGTGAGCAGAAAGAATGCCAGAAATCACATTTCTTTAAGTATGCCTTTCTCTCTAATATACATGTATTTTGACATAGACTTCGAGAGGAAAGCTCTCATCAGTGGGTGACTTAACCActcagagaagtgacagggaccCTGAAaatttaaggtttttaaaaaaaggaagaaagggcaaTATTAAGTTTGACCTGCCTGCCGCCTTAGAGGAAGGCTTTGCCTGCTCCTCACATCACACTCCACATGCTGTCACATGTAGGCTTGAACAAGGCCTAGTGACTTTTTCTAGAGACCATACCCAAGTTAGGGAAGGTATAAGAACTATAAAAATAACACCACAAATATAAAGCCTAGACACGAGACTAGATTGTAAGAGAGAAGTTgcctaagaaaataaattcatttgcTAAATAGATTCAGCAACCAGACAAATGGCTCTTCACTTTGTTCAATATTAGGGCAAACAGACCTGTTCAAGTAGATTTTCTTTTCCAGCTAACCCAGCCTGTACTCAAGTAGCCTAGGGCCAAGGCAACAGATAAGTTAGAACTAAAGTCTAAGTCATGTTCTAATTAAGGAAAGGGTCATTGCCAGAGACAAGTGTGATTGGGGGCTGATGTGCAGCTGTGAAATCATGGGACAATCAGAATTACCAGCTGGGACTGTGGTGGGAAATACCATTCCTCTTTTATGATATGCTCCTACAGAATTACGAGACAGAAAGAGCCAGTTTGAATCACCTGATTCCCAGAGTCTAGAATCTAGTAGCTATAATTATATTTCCTATATAAGTTCATTTGCAGTATGAGGAATATGATAATTAACATACAATTATATGGTAATGTGGAAGCAGCCTGCCAAGGGTAATATTCATAACCCAAAATCAACCTAGCAATTTTACATTATCAGGAGAATTTGAACCAAGGCAGCCTGGAATATTGGGAAAGCAGAAGACCAAGGTTTTGTTCCTGTATACCACAGACTTGCTATAAGACATTGTTGAAATTATCTATCGTGCATTGCAATGTTTCACAATTTGAGTTATTACAATTAGATTTCTTAATATAGTGCCTAGCATACAGAATATATGctgattaaacaaataaatgaaaaatcccATTCCCCAAAAGGTTGTACCTCAAAGGTGTTGTATGTGCAATAACGGAGCTAGCACTTACGGGTACTAGTCTGTGCTTAAGCAGATGATCAGGTAGCCTTCTCTTGGTTGGGGATAATAAAGATGTCCTCTTAGATCAGCTGTCTACAAATACGTATGTGACTTTGCTAAGCTAACAGCACTTTTTATAGTGCATTTTTACATGTTTAAGTTCTACGTATACATTTCTcattattcaaagaaattttgtataGATTAAATATCTGAAAGAAATCACTTTTAATTTACCCCATAAATGGGCTCACTGTTTAGTTCTGTTATGCTATACTCTATTCAATTGCATTTGTAGCAAAGTCAGATGCCTTCACATAAATGCCATGCCAGTACGAAGAAGAGGGCGTAAAAGAGGTTGTTGGGATTAGACACTCACATTGATACTAAATTGTTACTTAGCTCTAGTCTAATAGCTGGTGCCATGTGTGAATGGAAGAAATTGTGGCagcttattttctgattttttttaagctccTGGAAATTCAGATAACTATGTGACACCACATAAtgtggttttcaaattttttaaaagccctgcATGGGGGAAAAATCAATCACCACAAAAAAAGCCTACATCTTTACCACCCTTGTTTTAGAGACTCATCCAAAAGGCGATAAAATAGAAGTTCATATTTATTTCTGTGCCTAGCCTGGTTTCCAAACCATTTGAGTCTCATTTTCCTCTGGAGGTAGATTTCCTATGCTCAAATCCTGACTCATAATCCCTGGTAAATTATTAACCTTTCTGTGTGGGAGACTCTCAGATGGCCCCCAATGACCTATATTTCCTACTGTTCACACATAATCTTTTCTCTTGAATGTGGACAAGAGCTACAACTTGCTTTTTAACCAATTAAATATGTCAAAGGTGTTAAGATATCACTTTCATGTCTACCAAAGATTATGACTTTTGTCATGCTGGCAGACTCTCCCTCTTGCTGGCTTTTATGAAACAAGCTGTCATGTTGGGGAGGCCCACATGGCATTGAACTGTTGATATTCACTGTCAGCCACGAATTAGGAATCCAGGTCCTTGATTCAACATCCAAAAGGAATGGAATCCTGCCAACAACCACCTGCATGAATATGGAAGCAGATCCTTTCCctgtcaagccttcagatgagacccTAACCCTGGCCAAACCTTGAATGGCAGCTTCATGAGAAACCTTAAAACAGAGGTCCCCATTAAGGCATGCCCTGATTCACAGAAAATGTGaagttgtttaagccactaagtttttgatcatttgttgaatagtgatagataactaatacatCAGATCCtaattttctcatctctgaaataGGAAAGAATATTATTCTCCCCTGCCCCAACGTGCTGTTTTCAGAGTTAAATGAAATATCtttaaagtacttagaacagtgcctggcacatgtgaGTGCTCAAGTGTTGGGTGTCTTTTCCTCAGCCACGTCCTAGAGATAAAGTCAAGTATCTTAGAAAAGAAGAGTAGTAGCCAGAAGCAAAAGGGGCTGTCTCTGTGTGACTTCAAGCTCAAGTGACAAATTGTGACATTATTTTAGGCAGAGGAAAGTTCTTTCTTACTTGTGTTCCACCATGGGCAACTTTGCTGCAGAGCCTGATAGAGCTGTAGGGGTGCTACAGAAGCCATGGGAGCTGTGCCGTCATCAGGTAGATGGGTGGCCTTACCCTCGATGGACTGGGCAGTGAAAAGGAACTCCAAGCACAAGATCATAAGTGGATTTATACTTGAGCACTTCTAACAAAATCTCTGGGAAAACTCAGAAACAACTGAGTCATCCTGTGCTATATGCCTCTGAGAGATATTGAGTCCACTCATTAAGATTTGTAGCTgaagccaggtgccgtggctcacacctgaatctagcactttgggaggccaaggtgggtagatcacttgaggtcaagtgttcaagaccagtctggccaacatggtgaaaccccatctctactaaaaatacaagattcgCCAGGGtaagtggcacacacctgtaatcccagctactcagaaggctgagacaggaaatcacttgaacccaggaggcagaggttgcattaagccgagattttgccactgcattccaccctgggcaacaaagcaggactccaactcaaaaaataaatatttgtagctGAAACCTCCGTTAAGCCTTGTAGTTAAGCAAGGCTGATAATTCCAGCAGGTGAAGGGACAGGGTCTGTTTTCTATCTAGTTTATTCCTGTATTCTGAGAGCCTAGGGGAATATGATATACtcaatgttaaataaatgttggTTAAATGACATTTGTGTTACATCAATAATTGTAAATTGTTGTTGCTTCATATTTGGAGATGGCAGCACACTTTTCACAGACCATTCTCTGACCTTACACTTTgacaataaaggaaagaaaatgcataaTTACATTGGGATAGAAGCTTACCTGCACACAGTTACTTTGGAACCTTTCAGGGAACAGAAGCAAGCTGGTCTTCAAGGTCAGTGGATTATTTTCCACTCCACTAAAATATCTAAGGTGACAAACTAAGCTAATTTGTCTTTCTAAGACAGAATATTTCTTAAAGATATTTCTTTAGGGTAAATGAAAGTAATGCTGTCCATTCCTATTCATTTcaaagacatgaaaagaaaaagtcacaatCCTTCATAGACAAGAAAGTGATATCCTAACACCTTTAACATATTTAATTGGTTAAAAAGCAAGTTATAGCTCTTGTCCTCATTCAAGAAAAGAAGATTATTTGTGAACAGTAGGAAACATGGTTATTGGGGGCCATCTGAGAGTCTTTCTCCCACACAGAAAGGTTAATAATTTACCAAGGATTACGAGTCAGCATTTGAGCATAGGAAATCTACCTCCAGAAGAAAATGAGACTCAAGTGGTTTAGAATAAAAAAAGTAACCAGCATTACTTTCATTCATTGTTAGTTATACAAAGTGATTCAGGATGTATTTACAGTGTCAAAGATGGGACTGgaacaggagaaagaaatgtGTTTATGCAAGTCAATAATTATGGATTGATATTAATAATCACTCAGTGTAGGTCAAGTTGTTCCAGTAAGAAAGCCTCTATCACATAAGcctcaaaagtaaaaatgtagATTTGGGGGAGTTTTTCCACCAAAAGAAAAACTGGATGTCTTCCAGAGCATTGATGAAGAAATAGTAAGACCTAAAAAAATACTCACTTTCTAACTTGCTTCTTCAGTATGTAAACGGTTAAAGGTAAGCATGCTCTCCATTCCTATCAGGTTACAAAGCTGAAGCTAGTACTTGGCAAATGGCTCCCTGATTCATCTATAGGTTGACTTTTTTTTGGGGAGGGAAACAAAACTCTAGGAAaggtatgttttcatttcctcttcctccaAGTTGGGAAATCTGACGTCTATTCAGTGGTATTGAAAGGCAAGTCATCTGGGTGGAGCACAATgttataaatttg contains:
- the LOC103792659 gene encoding uncharacterized protein LOC103792659; the encoded protein is MNGKVTNFAHPVQTVDDASPVSLTRLSPKNPSFLKPDGRRSLRRPRVDRSATDAQSTRPVCRPGTQTDGGLPPFPSLQAGPADPTAARAGASVPAAGLTLPGHRLRSRRSADAAGLPCGPPDTHRPPRPNRGPGPSCPGRSAQLAPLCLDDAPWPTQPSGLPPPPLSPSRAAAFSPLLPAYSRGSHPPRAPRPAAPRPPGPVSADSWAETRTQAWRGRARCPLTPQRRGGE